Within Desulfurobacterium thermolithotrophum DSM 11699, the genomic segment AACTTTTAAAAGTTTGCTTCTTAGCTTTAAAATCTCTTCCATTTATGGCTACTCCGTAATAAACTTTATATCTATGAAAGTAGGAATAATATCCGATATCCATGGAAATATCCATGCCTTACAGGCTGTAGCTGAAGAATTAGAGAAAGAACAGGTTGATGAAGTTTGGTGTTTAGGGGACGTTGTAGGTTACGGTGCTTTCCCAAATGAGTGTCTTCAGTGGATTGAAGATAACTGTACTCACTTTGTTTTAGGAAACCATGAATTAGCACTTTTGAATCTTGTAGATATTTCAATGCTAAATGATTATGCTGCTAGAACAATCCTTTGGACGAAAGAAGTTCTAAAAGAGAAATTCTTAGACTTTCTTATGTCAAAGGGAGTACAAGTATTAACTTCTAAATTTCAATTGGTTCACGATACTCCTGAATCATCAGGAAGTATGAAGTATATATTAACGATAGAAGATGCTTACCATGGACTCATTAGACAAGTTAGACAAGTTTGTTTCTTTGGACATACTCATATACCTACAGTTTTTAAACTAGAGGTAGCAAATCCGGATAGGATTCGAACTTCTATAGTTAAACTTAAAAAAGGAAGATATCTTATAAATCCTGGAAGTGTAGGACAACCAAGGGATAGAAATCCTGAAGCTTCTTTTATAATCTTTGATGGAAAAACTATTTACTTTCGACGGGTGAAATATGACGTAAAGTCGGCAGCGAAAGCCATTTTAAAAGCTGGACTTCCTAAATTCTTAGCAGCAAGATTACTTGTGGGGGTGTAGAATGAAAGGTTATATGTTAATTGCCGGAAAGAAAGTTTACACACAGGAGGAAATAAAAATCCTCTTTCCTTATGATGGTTCTTTAGTTGGAACAATTCCAAGGGGAAAAGAAGAAGATGTAAATCTAGCTGCAGAATCTGCAAAAGTTGGATTTGAGAAAATTAAGAAAATGACTGCTTATGAAAGGTATCAATGTCTTCAAAGAGCTGCAAGAATCATCTCAAAAAGAGCTAATGAATTTGCACACCTTCTTACTCTTGAAGTTGGAAAAACTATAAAAGAGTCTATGGGAGAAGTAGGAAGAGCAGTAAACACTATAACACTTTCGGCAGAAGAAGCAAAGAGAATTCTTGGCGAAGAAGTACCTTTTGATGCTGCTCCAGGAATAGAAAATAAAGTAGGTTTTTATAGAAGGGTTCCTCTTGGAATAATTGGATGTATAACTCCATTTAATTTTCCTCTAAACCTTACCTGTCATAAAGTTGCTCCTGCTTTAGCAGCCGGAAACAGCGTTATTATAAAACCTTCTGAAAATACATCGTTAGTAGTTATCAAACTTGCTGAGGTTTTAATTGAAGCTGGATTTCCTCCTGAAGCAGTTAATGTTGTAACTGGATATGGTGAGGAAGCAGGAGATGCCCTTGTCCGAAGTAAAGATGTCAGAATGATTACATTTACGGGAAGCGTTGAAACTGGAAAGATTATTATGAGTAGAGGAGGACTTAAAAAGTATGCAATGGAACTTGGTTCAAACGCTGGTGTGTATATAGATGAGGATCAGGATTATAGGCTTAAAGAAATAGCCGAAAAGGTTGCAAGAGGAGGTTTTGCTCTTGCTGGACAAGTCTGTATATCAGTTCAAAGAGTTTTTGTTCATGAAAAGCTTTTTGATACCTTTATAGAAGAAATTACAGCATTCTCAAAGACCTTAAAAGTAGGAGATCCAAGAAAAGATGATACTGGCATGGGGCCTGTAATAGATGAAAATGCAGCAGACAGAATTATGGAGTGGATAGAAGAAGCAAAATCATTAGGAGCAGAAATAGTCTGTGGCGGTAAAAGGATTTCAAATACACTGATTGAACCAACAGTAGTTATAAATGTACCTGAAAAGGCTAAACTCTTTAGAAAGGAAGTTTTTGGACCTGTAATTATTGTTAATAAAGTTTCTTCCATTAAAGAAGGAATAAACCAGGTAAATAACTCTCCTTACGGTCTTCAAGCCG encodes:
- a CDS encoding metallophosphoesterase family protein; this translates as MKVGIISDIHGNIHALQAVAEELEKEQVDEVWCLGDVVGYGAFPNECLQWIEDNCTHFVLGNHELALLNLVDISMLNDYAARTILWTKEVLKEKFLDFLMSKGVQVLTSKFQLVHDTPESSGSMKYILTIEDAYHGLIRQVRQVCFFGHTHIPTVFKLEVANPDRIRTSIVKLKKGRYLINPGSVGQPRDRNPEASFIIFDGKTIYFRRVKYDVKSAAKAILKAGLPKFLAARLLVGV
- a CDS encoding aldehyde dehydrogenase family protein, with the protein product MKGYMLIAGKKVYTQEEIKILFPYDGSLVGTIPRGKEEDVNLAAESAKVGFEKIKKMTAYERYQCLQRAARIISKRANEFAHLLTLEVGKTIKESMGEVGRAVNTITLSAEEAKRILGEEVPFDAAPGIENKVGFYRRVPLGIIGCITPFNFPLNLTCHKVAPALAAGNSVIIKPSENTSLVVIKLAEVLIEAGFPPEAVNVVTGYGEEAGDALVRSKDVRMITFTGSVETGKIIMSRGGLKKYAMELGSNAGVYIDEDQDYRLKEIAEKVARGGFALAGQVCISVQRVFVHEKLFDTFIEEITAFSKTLKVGDPRKDDTGMGPVIDENAADRIMEWIEEAKSLGAEIVCGGKRISNTLIEPTVVINVPEKAKLFRKEVFGPVIIVNKVSSIKEGINQVNNSPYGLQAGIFTNNLKNAFKFSEEVECGGIMVNEIPTFRVDQMPYGGVKESGIGREGPHFAIEEMTEIKTICFDLG